The segment GGCACGCGGCCGTCCAGCTCCTTGCGGATCAGGCGCACCGCATCCATCACGTAGCGCAGCTCGCCGTCCATGTCGGGCACGGCCAGCTTGTCGATCGCGGCGGCGTCGCGCACCGGGTGGGCGAACTGCGGGCCCTCGCCGGCGGCGAAGGACAGGCCAAGGCCCATCGCATCGGGAATGGTCAGGATGTCGGAGAACAGGATCGCCGCGTCCAGCTCGAACCGCGCCAGCGGCTGCAGCGTGACCTCGCAGGCGAACTCCGGGTGCTGTGCCAGCCCCATGAAACTGCCGGCGCGGGCGCGGGTGGCGCGGTATTCCGGCAGGTAGCGGCCGGCCTGGCGCATCACCCAGATCGGCGTGGTGTCGGTGGGCTCGCGCCGCAGCGCACGCAGGAAGCGGTCGTTCTTCAGGGGAGTGGTCATGACGGTCACCGGCCGTAGGGGCCGTCGAGGCCCTGGCTGAACATCACGCGGTAGCCGCGCTTGAGTTGTGCATCGCGGGCCTTCTCGAACGCGGCGATCGCCGCCTCGCGTTCGAGGAACTGCTCGCGCTTGAGCGTGGCCTTGCCACCCTGCGTGCCGGTCTCGCGGTACAGCGTCCAGCCGCCGAGCAGATCCTGCTCGAGCACGATCTGGACGTAGCGCGGCGCTTCGGCCGCGGCAGGCGGAGTTTGCAGATAGAGGCGCATGGCGTAGGAGGATGGAAGTGGCAGCGAAGGGCCGCAAACCCCTCATTCTAGGGGGCGTGGGCGTCGGTAGCGAGCTTGGGTCACACGCCCGGGGGCGGCACGCGGCGGTGGCGGGTCAGCCGCTCGACCAGCAGCGGCAGCAGCGAGATCAGCGCGATGCCGCCGAGCGGCAGCAGCACGTTGCGGTGGAGCAGCATGCCCAGGCCGATGTGATCGGCCTGGCTGAGCGCGTCGCCGAGGCCCGCGCCGACCAGGGTCTCGAACACCAGCGTGATCGTGCCACCCAGCCAGGTTGCGCCGAGGAACAGCCAGAGCCGGCAGCGCAGCCAGGCCAGGCACACTGTCACCGCACCGAACGGCAGCACCGGGACGAAGCGCAGGAACAGCGTGTAGCTCACCGGGTGGTGGGCGAAGCCGTGGCGCAGGCGCTCGACCAGCGCCGGCGGGTGCTTGCGACCGGCGCCGAAGGCGTAGCGGCTGGCGAGGAACAGGATCAGCGAACCCAGGGTGAGTGCGATCGAGGAGTAGATCGTGCCCTCCACCACACCGAAGGCGAAGCCGCCGGCGAGGATGATCACGATGGTGCCGGGGATGCCGGTCGCCATGCCCAGAGTGAGCAGGCCGATGTAGCTGAGCCTCGCCAGCCATGGGTTCGCCGCGATCTCCTCGCGCATCCTGGCCTGGTGGGCGACCAGGTATTCCGGGCTGAGTTGCGACAACGCACCGGACGCATAGAGCACCACGCCGGCCATGACCAGCAGGAACAGCGGCAGCGCGGCGCGCAGCCGGCTCAATAGTTCGGCCCGGTGGCGCCGTAGGCGGCCAGGACCGCCCGGGCTTCGTGGCGCAGGATGTCGCGGCGCACGGCAATGCCGCGGCGGGCCAGTTCGCCGGTCCAGTCGGCTGGCAGCGGGCCTTCGTCGAACTCGGTGAGCTCCTCCACGTCCTCGGCGCGGGCGCCGATCAGCAGTTCGTCGATGCCCGCCCATACGGTGGCGCCGTAGCACTGGCAGCACGGTTGCGCGCTGGTGGCCAGCACGTAGCGCTCGCCGTCCTCGTTGATGCGGAAGCGCTGCAGCCGTTGCTGGGCGGCCATGTAGGCCATCATTTCGGCGTGTGCCACCGAGCAGCTCTGCGGAATCACGCGATTGACCCCGGCCGCGATCAGCCGCCCTTCGTCGTCGAACACCGCGGCACCGAACGGACCGCCCCCGCCCAGCGCCACGTTCTGGCGAGCCAGCTCGATCGCCAGGCCCACGCGCTCCTCGTCGGTGACGTACAGGCGCGATGCGTCGGCGACGTCGGCGATCCACGGCGGCAGGGTCAGGTGGATCTGCTGCGGAAGCAAGCCCATCGTGCTCAGCCCTTAGCCGCCCAGGTGTCGCGCAGGGTCACCACGCGGTTGAACACCGGGTGGTGCTCGCGGTGGTCGAGGCGGTCGGCGACGAAGTAGCCCAGGCGCTCGAACTGGAAGTGCTGCTCCGGCTCGGCCAGCGCGGCGGCTCGTTCCACCCAGCCGGTGATGACGCGCTTGGCCTCCGGGTTGATGTGCTCGATCCAGCTCTTGCCGTCGCTCTCGTCGTCCGGCGCTGGCACGCTGAACAGGCGGTCGTACAGGCGCACCTCGGCCGCCACGCCGTGCACGGCGCTGACCCAGTGAATGGTGCCCTTCACCTTGCGGTCGGCGCCCGGCAGGCCGTGGCGGGACTCGGGATCGAGCGTGCAGTGCACTTCGATCACCTGGCCGTCGGCGTCCTTGACGACCTCCTCGCACTTCACGATGCCGACGCCGCGCAGGCGCACTTCACCCTCGGGCTTGAGCCGGTGGAAGCCCTTCGGCGGCACCTCGGCGAAGTCGTCACGCTCGATCCACACCTCGCGCGAAAACGGCACGGTGCGGCTGCCGAAGCTCTCGTCCTTCGGGTGGTTGGGGAAGGTGAGGACTTCCTCGTGGCCTTCCGGCAGGTTGGTGATCACCAGCTTCAGCGGATCGAGCACGGCCATCCGGCGCGGCGCGGCGGCGTCCAGGTCCTCGCGCACGCAGCCTTCGAACACGGCGTAGTCGATCACGCTGTTCTGCTTGGACACGCCCAGCCGCTCGATCAGCAGGCGGATGCTGGCCGCGGTGAAGCCGCGCCGGCGCAGGCCGCGCAGGGTGTTCATGCGCGGGTCGTCCCAGCTGTCGACGTGGCCTTCGTTCACCAGCTGCGCGAGCTTGCGCTTGGAGGTGATCGAGTAGCTGAGGTTGAGGCGCGAGAATTCGATCTGGCGCGGCTTGCTGGGTTTGGTCTCCAGCCCGGCGTCGACCAGTGGCTGCCACAGCTCGGGGTGGTTGGGCAGGTCGACGTGGTCGACGAACCAGTCGTACAGCGGACGGTGGTCCTCGAACTCCAGCGTGCACAGCGAGTGGGTGATCGACTCCAGCGCGTCGGACAGGCAGTGCGCATAGTCATACATCGGGTAGATCGGCCAGGCGTCGCCGGTGTTCTGGTGGGTGACCTTGCGCACGCGGTAGATCGCCGGATCGCGCAGGTTGATGTTGCCGGCGGCCATGTCGATCTTCGCGCGCAGCGTCTTGCTGCCGTCTTCGAATTCGCCCGCGCGCATGCGGCGGAACAGGTCCAGGTTCTCTTCCACGCTGCGGTCGCGGTAGGGCGAGTTGCGGCCCGGCTCGGTCAGCGTGCCGCGGTAGGCGCGCACCTCGTCGGCGTTGAGGTCGTCCACATACGCTTTGCCGTCCTCGATCAGCTTGATCGCGGCGCGGTAGAACACCTCGAAGTAGTCCGAGGCGTGGCGCAGCTCGTGCCAGGCGTAGCCGAGCCAGCGCACGTCCTCCTTGATGCCCTCGACGAACTCGGGGTCTTCCTTGCCCGGGTTGGTGTCGTCCAGGCGCAGGTTGCACCAGCCGCCGGCGAACTCCCGGGCGATGCCGAAGTTCAGGCAGATCGCCTTGGCGTGACCGATGTGCAGGTAGCCGTTCGGCTCGGGCGGGAAGCGCGTGCGGGTGCTGGCGTGCTTGCCGCTGGCCAGGTCGTCGCGAATGATCTGGCGGATGAAATCGCGCGGGGCATCGGCGGCGGGACTGGACGGAGCGCTGGGGGTTTCGTTGGACATCGGGCGGATGGCTCGCGGCACGTGACGGGGAAAATCCTTGCAGTTTACCCCGTAGCC is part of the Dyella thiooxydans genome and harbors:
- a CDS encoding WGR domain-containing protein; translation: MRLYLQTPPAAAEAPRYVQIVLEQDLLGGWTLYRETGTQGGKATLKREQFLEREAAIAAFEKARDAQLKRGYRVMFSQGLDGPYGR
- a CDS encoding TVP38/TMEM64 family protein, giving the protein MSRLRAALPLFLLVMAGVVLYASGALSQLSPEYLVAHQARMREEIAANPWLARLSYIGLLTLGMATGIPGTIVIILAGGFAFGVVEGTIYSSIALTLGSLILFLASRYAFGAGRKHPPALVERLRHGFAHHPVSYTLFLRFVPVLPFGAVTVCLAWLRCRLWLFLGATWLGGTITLVFETLVGAGLGDALSQADHIGLGMLLHRNVLLPLGGIALISLLPLLVERLTRHRRVPPPGV
- a CDS encoding nucleoside deaminase; the encoded protein is MLPQQIHLTLPPWIADVADASRLYVTDEERVGLAIELARQNVALGGGGPFGAAVFDDEGRLIAAGVNRVIPQSCSVAHAEMMAYMAAQQRLQRFRINEDGERYVLATSAQPCCQCYGATVWAGIDELLIGARAEDVEELTEFDEGPLPADWTGELARRGIAVRRDILRHEARAVLAAYGATGPNY
- a CDS encoding glutamine--tRNA ligase/YqeY domain fusion protein — translated: MSNETPSAPSSPAADAPRDFIRQIIRDDLASGKHASTRTRFPPEPNGYLHIGHAKAICLNFGIAREFAGGWCNLRLDDTNPGKEDPEFVEGIKEDVRWLGYAWHELRHASDYFEVFYRAAIKLIEDGKAYVDDLNADEVRAYRGTLTEPGRNSPYRDRSVEENLDLFRRMRAGEFEDGSKTLRAKIDMAAGNINLRDPAIYRVRKVTHQNTGDAWPIYPMYDYAHCLSDALESITHSLCTLEFEDHRPLYDWFVDHVDLPNHPELWQPLVDAGLETKPSKPRQIEFSRLNLSYSITSKRKLAQLVNEGHVDSWDDPRMNTLRGLRRRGFTAASIRLLIERLGVSKQNSVIDYAVFEGCVREDLDAAAPRRMAVLDPLKLVITNLPEGHEEVLTFPNHPKDESFGSRTVPFSREVWIERDDFAEVPPKGFHRLKPEGEVRLRGVGIVKCEEVVKDADGQVIEVHCTLDPESRHGLPGADRKVKGTIHWVSAVHGVAAEVRLYDRLFSVPAPDDESDGKSWIEHINPEAKRVITGWVERAAALAEPEQHFQFERLGYFVADRLDHREHHPVFNRVVTLRDTWAAKG